In Cryptococcus gattii WM276 chromosome A, complete sequence, one genomic interval encodes:
- a CDS encoding Hypothetical Protein (Similar to TIGR gene model, INSD accession AAW41885.1) — MPPSLHSWLHPHDPPPTLSHSPPLHHSSSTFLTFTISFLPPSHVTTEASLAKEARRIVRELDVVGRVGPEVMTAGEGAFQASEGRAPGRAPGKERAREPDHRMWACRALCLKEGKNGTEGEEAFHLVESFSDDGEKFGGERILKVLREQNAVDVLSVCCRWYGGDMIGPIRFQHIATTVQTSLKPLLELVQLRDLRQALDVLDEEIASLRAKSINLGSSQTGPNPSMVSSSDNNRGTTQGKYDSIKDVTKLERLVSAKEKTVAVLLKKQTSTSA; from the exons ATGCCCCCCTCCCTCCACTCCTGGCTCCACCCCCATGACCCTCCCCCCACCCTCTCCCACTCTCCCCCCCTCCACCACTCCTCATCTACCTTCCTCACCTTTaccatctctttccttcctccgTCCCATGTAACAACAGAGGCATCCCTGGCAAAAGAGGCGAGACGCATCGTAAGAGAGCTTGACGTGGTGGGCCGAGTAGGACCTGAGGTGATGACCGCAGGAGAAGGCGCCTTTCAGGCAAGTGAAGGCCGAGCTCCCGGACGCGCTCCTGGAAAAGAGAGAGCAAGGGAACCAGATCATAGAATGTGGGCATGCAGGGCACTGTGTCTCAAAGAGGGCAAAAATGGTAcggaaggggaagaagcTTTCCAT CTCGTGGAAAGTTTCAGCGATGATGGTGAGAAGTTTGGCGGCGAACGTATACTAAAAGTCCTTCGGGAACAGAACGCAGTGGATGTTTTGTCTGTGTGCTGTCGATGG TATGGCGGGGATATGATTGGT CCCATTCGATTTCAGCACATTGCTACAACAGTCCAGACTTCCTTAAAGCCACTTCTCGAACTCGTTCAGCTACGAGACTTGCGCCAGGCCTTGGACGTCTtagatgaagagattgcGTCTTTGCGCGCCAAATCAATAAACCTTGGATCATCCCAGACTGGACCTAATCCGTCCATGGTATCCAGCAGCGACAACAACAGAGGCACCACACAGGGCAAATACGATTCAATCAAAGATGTGACCAAGCTCGAACGCCTTGTCAGCGCTAAAGAAAAGACTGTGGCTGTGCTTCTCAAGAAGCAAACCTCTACATCAGCATAA
- a CDS encoding uncharacterized protein (Similar to TIGR gene model, INSD accession AAW42016.1), whose product MFKKRSRPTSVREKSRIEESEGSGNEEKAASGSGTPVEEHKDDTGRTVEELLMLKKLKKAQSRQGIDLEKLNRGEEKKSKGKKKEKEEDAATKYGLQSGRGMGRGDGEKEKDEEMEDEDERAKRLVRVNNFTQQTNALDVDKHMMAYIETELAKRRGQAAAPTDKSKVEDNDPQAELYRIAEKYQFETKKKKADDEGNVTNSLGMLTSIPEVDLGMDNRLKNIEMTEKAKRDMLEQRKQEAAAAAKEAEDPGYAAARFYRPNQKSASDIYANYEKRQTTGVPRQESATDEQVYERFKKRWDNCFSNLTLYR is encoded by the exons ATGTTCAAGAAACGCTCAAGACCGACTTCTGTCAGAGAAAAGTCAAGAATTGAGGAATCCGAGGGGTCTGGAAACGAAGAAAAAGCCGCATCTGGATCTGGTACTCCCGTAGAGGAGCATAAGGATGACACAGG CCGAACAGTGGAAGAGCTCCTCATGCTCAAAAAGTTGAAGAAAGCGCAGTCGAGACAAGGGATCGATCTTGAAAAGCTCAATCGTGGtgaggaaaagaagagtaaaggcaagaagaaggagaaggaggaggatgcAGCTACGAAATACGGGCTCCAATCAGGCAGagggatgggaagaggagatggggaaaaggaaaaggatga agagatggaggatgaagacgaaCGAGCGAAGAGGTTGGTACGAGTGAATAACTTTACTCAACAGACCAATGCTTTGGATGTGGACAAGCATAT GATGGCGTATATAGAAACGGAGCTTGCTAAACGTCGTGGTCAGGCCGCTGCCCCAACTGACAAGTCAAAGGTTGAAGACAACGACCCGCAAGCGGAACTCTACAGAATTGCGGAGAAATATCAATTCGAAACcaagaaaaagaaagcGGATGATGAAGGAAATGTGACTAACAGTCTGGGGATGTTGACGAGTATACCCGAGGTTGATCTGGGAATGGA CAATCGTTTGAAAAACATTGAGATGACGGAAAAAGCGAAGAGGGACATGTTGGAGCAGCGTAAGCAAGAGGCAGCGGCGGCAGCCAAAGAGGCCGAAGACCCAGGCTATGCCGCAGCTAGAT TTTACCGCCCCAATCAAAAATCGGCCTCCGATATCTACGCCAATTATGAGAAGCGACAAACGACGGGCGTCCCAAGACAAGAGTCAGCGACTGACGAGCAAGTCTATGAGAGGTTCAAGAAAAGGTGGGACAACTGTTTCTCAAATCTCACCCTTTACAGGTGA
- a CDS encoding protein arginine n-methyltransferase, putative (Similar to TIGR gene model, INSD accession AAW41880.1), whose product MSPATETATQGLPPVDQMTSRDYYADSYAHFGIHEEMLKDSVRTLSYRNAIMQNPHLFKDKVVLDVGCGTGILSMFASKAGAKLVIGIDMSNILDQAEKIVRANGFSEDQIVLLKGKLEDVELPVKQVDIIISEWMGYFLLYESMLDTVLLARDKYLAPNGLLFPDKATIFLAAIEDQDYKEEKIDFWNDVYGFDYSCIKEIALREPLVDCVELRAVATNPCAIKHIDIRTVKKEDLAFDVPFKLTATRNDYIHAFLGWFDISFSCCHKPVNFSTGPQAKYTHWKQTVFYTSETLTVSEGDVIQGTLHCAPNSRNNRDLDIVIDYEVTGSTPEKGKMEYKMS is encoded by the exons ATGTCTCCTGCTACAGAGACCGCTACCCAGGGCCTTCCCCCTGTAGACCAGATGACCAGCCGTGACTA CTATGCTGACAG TTACGCCCACTTCG GTATCCACGAAGAAATGCTCAAGGACTCTGTCAGGACACTCTCTTACCGCAACGCCATCATGCAGAATCCCCACCTTTTCAAGGACAAGGTGGTTCTTGACGTTGGCTGTGGTACTGGTATTCTTTCCATGTTCGCTTCTAAGGCTGGTGCCAAGCTGGTTATCGGCATTGACATGTCCAACATTTTGGACCAGGCTGAAAAGATTGTCAGGGCAAATGGCTTTTCTGAGGACC AGATCGTCCTCTTAAAGGGCAAGCTCGAAGATGTGGAACTCCCTGTCAAGCAAGTCGACATCATTATTTCCGAG TGGATGGGTTACTTCTTGCTCTATGAGTCCATGCTCGACACTGTCTTGCTTGCCCGTGACAAGTATCTTGCTCCTAATGGTTTGTTGTTCCCCGACAAAGCTACCATTTTCCTTGCGGCCATTGAAGACCAAGATTAcaaagaggagaagatcGATT TCTGGAACGACGTCTACGGCTTTGACTACTCTTGTATCAAGGAAATTGCTCTTCGTGAGCCTCTTGTTGACTGTGTTGAGCTCCGAGCCGTTGCCACCAACCCTTGCGCTATCAAGCATATCGACATCCGAACcgtgaagaaggaagatcTTGCTTTCGATGTGCCCTTCAAGCTCACGGCTACCCGCAATGACT ACATCCATGCTTTCCTTGGTTGGTTCGACATTTCTTTCTCATGCTGCCACAAACCCGTCAACTTCAGCACCGGTCCTCAGGCCAAA TACACCCACTGGAAACAAACTGTCTTTTACACCTCTGAAACCCTCACTGTTTCC GAAGGAGATGTCATTCAAGGCACCCTTCACTGTGCTCCCAACTCCCGAAATAATCGAGACCTTGATATTGTTATCGATTACGAAGTCACTGGTAGCACGCCCGAGAAGGGTAAGATGGAATACAAGAT GTCATAA
- a CDS encoding Protein tyrosine kinase, putative (Similar to TIGR gene model, INSD accession AAW41881.1) — protein MSAPSGIKVPDDLTAAFTAALTSPHDTRALVFIIDGESFKHHATIQPKASYKDDIALIPQVLPSPKTPASFAYRLDSRDNGKWDWMMVTFVPDNAGVRAKMLQASSRSGLMKALGANNFKHDWFATSISDLTPAALTAHLNHLSSPPPLSASEAALAEVREAEAAEAERAALDPEGQARRHKAVVGLGGKMIWGDGVAEALQKAAQRSDVGWVVVLEISSSNPGSIALLKSEACTPSQLTSKIPEKSPCYVFYSHPTPPSTRNAPKPSSTPIGAPRNKFQGSQGGVRVVNAQFGSPALEAGEKTVSEEPEDDASSVSPAQKETVEDVGKGRVIFVYCCPPNSPVKYRMIYSTTVRGVQQDASDKAGVEIAAKLETSDPSELTESHLKSSLPSYKPTHSSSLPIPASSTLGGRSFGTPAMFGQPRPPMPVRSASQVPLPPSGASTPAAEGGNEGEEDGKENIRRAFEAFGPRVNNGGGGGFARPRPAGRR, from the exons ATGTCCGCCCCCTCAGGGATAAAGGTCCCAGACGACCTCACAGCAGCATTCACAGCAGCCCTCACCAGCCCACACGACACAAGGGCCCttgtcttcatcatcgACGGCG AGTCATTCAAGCACCATGCTACCATACAGCCCAAGGCGTCCTACAAAGACGACATTGCTCTGATTCCACAAGTGCTCCCTAGTCCAAAGACCCCGGCGAGTTTTGCATACAGGCTCGATAGCAGGGATAATGGGAAATGGGACTGGATGATGGTCACATTCGTACCAGACAATGCTGGG GTGCGGGCAAAGATGCTTCAAGCATCGTCAAGATCAGGCTTGATGAAGGCCCTCGGAGCCAACAACTTCAAACACGATTGGTTCGCGACTTCGATT TCGGACCTCACTCCTGCAGCACTCACAGCCCACCTCAATCACCTTTCGTCTCCGCCACCTCTCAGCGCATCTGAAGCCGCCCTGGCAGAGGTCCGGGAGGCCGAAGCTGCCGAGGCTGAACGTGCGGCTTTGGACCCCGAGGGCCAAGCTCGTAGGCACAAGGCTGTCGTAGGCCTTGGAGGGAAAATGATCTGGGGCGACGGTGTGGCTGAGGCCTTGCAAAAGGCCGCTCAGAGAAGTGATGTGGGCTGGGTCGTTGTTCTT GAAATTTCCTCTTCAAACCCTGGATCAATAGCCCTTCTCAAATCAGAAGCCTGTACACCTTCTCAACTTACTTCCAAAATTCCCGAAAAGTCTCCTTGCTATGTCTTTTACTCCCACCCTACTCCCCCGTCGACTCGTAACGCTCCCAAACCATCCTCTACTCCTATCGGAGCTCCTCGTAACAAGTTCCAAGGGTCTCAAGGTGGGGTACGAGTTGTCAACGCCCAGTTCGGCTCTCCTGCTCTGGAAGCTGGAGAAAAGACAGTCAGTGAAGAGCCTGAGGATGACGCCAGTTCCGTCAGTCCTGCGCAGAAGGAGACTGTGGAAGATGTTGGCAAGGGACGGGTTATTTTTGTATACTGCTGTCCTCCGAATAGTCCAGTAAAGTATAGAATGATTTACTCAACAACCGTCAGGGGTGTGCAACAGGATGCTTCTGACAAGGCTGGTGTCGAGATTGCTGCCAAG CTCGAAACATCAGACCCTTCTGAGCTCACTGAATCCCATTTGAAATCCTCTCTGCCATCTTACAAACCTACCCACTCCAGTTCATTGCCGATACCCGCTTCCAGCACTCTTGGGGGCCGCTCTTTTGGTACTCCCGCAATGTTTGGTCAGCCTCGTCCCCCCATGCCCGTTCGTTCGGCTAGTCAGGTACcgcttcctccttctgGGGCTTCAACTCCGGCTGCGGAGGGAGGGAACGAAGGTGAGGAAGATGGCAAAGAGAACATTAGGAGAGCGTTCGAGGCTTTTGGGCCAAGGGTCAATAACGGCGGTGGTGGCGGTTTTGCGAGACCCAGACCTGCAGGAAGGAGGTAG
- a CDS encoding uncharacterized protein (Similar to SGTC gene model, INSD accession EAL22766.1), translating into MFFGVNILILALFVLLASAVPFKARSGAPINGMTLSVDSGKLCEGHQVNISWGDTSLGASPYHLQIGIGGYYTGVNWTNSYDNITESFYLWNVSSPANKSLVFQVSDALKAKTYIQNQIVQPSNYCDLVTQSPQTIKPVASFVKPIFTVPTLSSSENQVDQVNPPSPVSSISSKEPCHVRAPKPREVNIVEGSAHSDLDRRTAH; encoded by the exons ATGTTCTTCGGGGTTAATATCCTCATTCTCGCTTTATTTGTCCTCCTAGCCTCGGCGGTACCGTTCAAAGCGCGTTCAGGCGCACCCATCAATGGCATGACTCTTTCTGTCGACTCTGGCAAATTATGCGAGGGTCACCAAGTCAACATCTCTTGGGGAGACACCAGCCTCGGTGCA TCGCCATACCATCTTCAAATTGGTATCGGAGGATACTACACCGGAGTCAACTGGACTAACTCCTACGATAACATTACTGAATCGTTCTATCTCTGGAACGTTAGTTCCCCTGCCAATAAGTCGCT TGTCTTCCAAGTGTCCGATGCTCTCAAGGCGAAAACCTACATTCAAAACCAGATTGTCCAACCTAGCAACTACTGTGATCTCGTGACTCAGTCACCGCAGACCATCAAGCCGGTGGCTTCCTTTGTGAAACCAATCTTCACCGTGCCGACTCTTTCTTCCAGCGAGAATCAGGTTGATCAAGTCAATCCCCCTTCCCCTGTTTCGAGTATTTCGTCCAAGGAACCTTGTCATGTCCGAGCACCGAAGCCAAGGGAAGTCAACATTGTCGAAGGATCTGCGCATTCAGACTTGGATCGAAGAACCGCCCATTGA
- a CDS encoding uncharacterized protein (Similar to TIGR gene model, INSD accession AAW41883.1), whose product MSSPPTPTFPNNGSFCLAASTATLVEPTERTPLLKDPQNGIGKTASTAQFDDEEEEAEGEEVELIVPGEATFSQTLLNVLGDLIGTGLLACPIAIAHAGWVIGPLLLCLVCGITLWTLKILIRIIEKDRSMRNFADVARYGLGARAEKWITAMFIADCCIWTIALIVLFSDSFEAVMPIFTSNQWKVIGLLVIVPFNFIPLRFLAWTSALGITSTWTLVAILIFTGLATPSSPGSVLDPAPTDLWPAQGFVKLGLSFGLLISGFGGHFLIPNLIRDMKRPEQADRVCEVAYGICIVVYALVSVFGYLMFGRDVSDEISRDLAKTSAFSPLMAQIAVWMVAINPLTKLPLGLRPLTDIVYSALRLQPTAFVPKAHVSYIEPNKPDEEADEPPTPITPNGPTLSSFSNSTISTATFITIEDQHYAHALFNAQRKHDRREHLKTVLRTLITILLLGVFVVGALAFPSFETLMSIMGGGMSIITCILIPIAAGASIWGWRWYSILLFGLSTVVCAIGVICAFLNNGDA is encoded by the exons ATGTCCTCTCCACCAACCCCTACCTTTCCGAACAACGGGTCATTTTGTCTCGCGGCCTCTACCGCAACTCTTGTTGAGCCTACGGAGCGCACCCCTCTTCTCAAGGACCCTCAAAATGGCATTGGCAAGACTGCATCTACTGCTCAATTtgatgacgaagaagaagaggcagaagGCGAAGAGGTTGAGCTTATCGTCCCAGGCGAAGCCACTTTTTCCCAGACC CTGTTGAATGTCCTCGGTGACTTGATTGGAACAGGTCTTCTTGCTTGCCCTATTGCCATCGCTCATGCTGGCTGGGTTATTGGTCCGTTGCTTCTATGTCTCGTCTGTGGTATCACTCTGTGGAC TCTTAAGATTCTTATTAGGATCATCGAGAAGGACCGCAGCATGCGTAACTTTGCAGACGTCGCACGATATGGTCTGGGTGCCCGGGCGGAAAAATGGATAACTGCCATGTTCATCGCCGATTGCTGCATCTGGAC TATCGCCCTCATTGTACTTTTCTCTGACTCCTTTGAAGCAGTCATGCCCATATTCACCAGTAACCAGTGGAAAGTCATTGGTCTTCTCGT CATCGTCCCTTTCAACTTCATCCCCCTTCGCTTCCTTGCTTGGACTTCTGCCCTGGGTATTACTTCCACCTGGACTCTTGTCgccatcctcatcttcaccGGTTTGGCCACACCAAGTTCTCCTGGGTCAGTACTGGACCCAGCTCCTACCGATCTCTGGCCTGCACAGGGTTTCGTCAAGCTTGGTCTTTCTTTCGGATTGCTCATCTCTGGTTTTGGTGGCCACTTCCTCATTCCCAACTTGATTAGGGACATGAAGCGCCCCGAGCAGGCCGACAGGGTTTGCGAAGTCGCATATGGTATCTGTATCGTGGTCTACGCTTTGGTTAGCGTATTCGGTTATTTGATGTTTGGCAGAGACGTCTCCGATGAG ATAAGCCGAGATCTTGCGAAGACCTCAGCCTTTTCCCCTCTCATGGCTCAAATTGCCGTCTGGATGGTCGCTATCAACCCCCTTACTAAACTTCCTCTCGGGCTTCGACCT CTCACCGACATCGTCTACTCTGCTCTGCGACTTCAGCCCACTGCCTTTGTCCCCAAGGCTCATGTGTCTTACATTGAACCCAATAAACCCGATGAGGAAGCCGACGAGCCTCCCACTCCTATCACTCCCAACGGCCCGACGTTATCCTCCTTCTCTAACTCAACTATCTCCACTGCTACGTTTATCACCATTGAAGACCAACACTACGCGCACGCTTTGTTCAATGCTCAACGCAAACATGACCGAAGAGAACATCTCAAGACTGTTTTGCGTACGCTCATCACTATTCTGCTCCTTGGCGTTTTTGTCGTCGGTGCTCTTGCATTCCCATCATTCGAGACGCTCATGAGCATTATGGGCGGCGGGATGAGTATCATCACTTGTATCCTCATTCCTATTGCAGCGGGCGCTAGCATCTGGGGATGGCGATGGTACTCAATACTACTTTTCGGCCTGTCGACTGTGGTTTGTGCTATTGGTGTCATCTGCGCGTTTTTGAACAATGGAGATGCTTGA
- a CDS encoding delta 8-sphingolipid desaturase, putative (Similar to TIGR gene model, INSD accession AAW41886.1), with amino-acid sequence MSRSQKHIWDRTEIATRIIQGQQLIIYRDRILNVTPWAPYHPGGALALLHFVGRDATNEIEAYHSDATIEMMNKFTVAKVDIGKKGWPPLTPPIALGLVRHADGIKGHWAREGHVILGQTILQQSISLDPSSAPIPPVPNPNPPSPNPTVITLEPAQLEPPASAVDLEREEQRSEDYRQLKKRLVEADLFKPPGPLAGYGTDIIRYTLFAFGAFYLYFNTTGWLGQMGSATCLGLLFHQLAFLVHDAGHTEVTGIWWWDRVIGMTIASWIGGLSCGWWCDNHDIHHLVTNHPEHDPDIQHIPFFAISKKFFNSLWSTYYKRTMLLDAFAKIMIPFQHNLYYIVLSLARFNLYANSYMFLLGPKPKRDAFWAYEITGIVFYWAYYGSMLRHLPSWQMRLGYLLISHIMASPVHVQIVLSHFACSTEDLGPAESFPSRQLRTTMDVICDQNIEWIHGGLNLQVTHHLFPRLPRHNLRAASMLVKEYCKEHDIVYREHFFIEGNQHVLSTLRDVANQLNLLKKVADKEIDERMGRRRN; translated from the exons ATGTCTCGCTCACAAAAACACATCTGGGATCGCACAGAAATAGCAACCAGGATTATTCAAGGCCAGCAGCTCATCATCTACCGCGATCGCATCCTCAATGTCACCCCGTGGGCACCATATCACCCTGGCGGTGCGCTCGcccttcttcactttgTCGGACGCGACGCTACAAACGAAATAGAAGCCTATCACTCGGACGCCACCATTGAGATGATGAACAAGTTTACCGTCGCTAAAGTTGATATTGGCAAGAAGGGGTGGCCACCATTAACACCGCCCATCGCTCTTGGGCTAGTCAGACATGCAGATGGTATCAAGGGACATTGGGCTCGAGAAGGTCATGTCATTCTTGGGCAAACTATTCTCCAACAATCAATATCTCTCGATCCCTCGTCTGCTCCCATACCACCCGTTCCCAACCCTAATCCGCCATCTCCGAATCCAACTGTAATTACCCTTGAGCCAGCGCAATTGGAACCACCAGCATCGGCTGTAGACCTAGAAAGAGAGGAGCAACGGTCAGAAGACTATCGACAGCTGAAGAAACGTTTAGTAGAGGCCGATCTGTTCAAACCGCCAGGACCGTTGGCTGGGTATGGTACCGATATTATCCGGTATACTCTATTTGCTTTTGGAGCGTTTTACCTCTATTTCAA CACCACTGGCTGGCTTGGACAAATGGGATCTGCCACTTGCCTTGGTCTACTATTCCATCAATTAGCTT TCTTGGTACACGATGCTGGTCATACAGAGGTAACAGGAATCTGGTGGTGGGACCGAGTCATTGGTATGACTATCGCGAGCTGGATCGGCGGCTTGAGTTGTGGCTGGTGGTGTGAC AACCATGATATCCACCATC TCGTCACCAATCATCCAGAGCATGATCCTGACATTCAACATATCCCCTTTTTCGCCATTTCGAAAAAATTCTTCAACAGTCTCTGGTCTACCTATTACAAGAGGACAATGTTGCTTGACGCTTTTGCCAAAATCATGATTCCTTTCCA GCATAATCTCTATTATATCGTTCTGTCGCTTGCCCGATTTAACCTTTACGCCAATTCGTACATGTTCCTCTTAGGACCCAAGCCAAAACGGGACGCTTTCTGGGCATACGAAATCACTGGTATCGTTTTCTACTGGGCGTATTATGGCTCTATGCTTCGTCATCTCCCTTCTTGGCAGATGAGACTCGGGTACCTCTTGATCAGCCATATCATGGCCAGCCCGGTTCATGTTCAG ATTGTATTGTCTCATTTTGCGTGCTCAACCGAGGACCTTGGGCCTGCAGAATCATTCCCCTCTCGTCAACTTCGCACGACGATGGACGTCATCTGCGATCAAAACATTGAATGGATACATGGCGGCCTCAACCTGCAAGTAACGCACCATCTTTTCCCCAGACTTCCTAGGCATAATCTTCGAGCAGCAAGTATGCTGGTAAAAGAATACTGCAAGGAGCATGATATCGTCTACAGAGAGCATTTCTTCATTGAGGG GAATCAGCATGTTTTGAGCACACTTAGAGATGTCGCGAATCAGCTAAACCTTCTCAAAAAGGTTGCTGATAAAGAGATTGATGAAAGAATGGGGAGGCGCCGAAATTAG
- a CDS encoding cytoplasm protein, putative (Similar to TIGR gene model, INSD accession AAW41882.1) — protein MTPPSSPRNIVVIGGGIAGVSTAYFLSTHPQRSPSTRITIVEGTKIAAAASGFSGGFLAKDWHGSSTASLSEFSYDLHASLAEEFGGKEKWGYRTVETLSIETDATSMSKKESPLHWLPKGLVHSSRILGSHTTTAQVHPRLFTTFFSDKFLEQPSTSVVIGTVKSLNIEDGASKSIGVVSPEGEKTEIEADVVVIAAGPWTGRLAGQLLGEKIGSRLGVQGHRAHSIILKTKEELSATCLFTSMTLEDGSMGEPEVYARPDGTTYICGAGDGVPLPPSAADVSPSKSALAKLHKQSQSLSPIFTVEKGAEVISEQACYLPIADRGRPLIGKVRGVEGIYVGSGLSCWGITQGPGTGKVLSEMILEGKARSADVSKLAP, from the exons ATGACcccaccttcttccccaAGAAATATAGTCGTTATCGGAGGCGGCATCGCAGGTGTATCGACAGCGTACTTTCTTTCGACCCACCCACAGAGGTCGCCAAGCACAAGGATTACCATCGTGGAAGGCACCAAAATCGCTGCAGCTGCCAGTGGCTTCAGTGGTGGATTCCTTGCCAAAGACTGGCATGGTTCTTCGACTGCCAGCTTGAGTGAATTCAGCTATGACTTACACGCTTCCCTTGCGGAGGAATTcggaggaaaagaaaagtgGGGATATAGAACAGTAGAGACTTTA TCTATCGAGACGGACGCCACAAGCATGTCGAAAAAAGAATCACCCTTACACTGGTTACCAAAAGGCCTTGTGCATTCTTCTCGCATCCTTGGGTCCCACACGACGACAGCTCAGGTTCATCCACGACTTTTCACGACGTTTTTCTCCGATAAGTTTCTGGAACAGCCGTCCACCTCTGTTGTCATTGGTACTGTAAAGTCCCTCAACATAGAGGACGGTGCATCAAAGTCGATCGGCGTTGTTTCTCCCGAGGGGGAAAAGACAGAAATTGAAGCTGATGTGGTTGTCATCGCCGCTGGCCCTTGGACCGGTAGGCTCGCAGGGCAGTTACTGGGTGAGAAAATTGGGAGTAGATTGGGTGTACAAGGCCATAGAGCGCACAGTATCATTTTAAAAACTAAGGAGGAACTGTCTGCCACTTGTTTGTTCACTAGCATGACACTGGAAGATGGCTCAATGGGTGAGCCTGAGGTATACGCTCGTCCGGATG GTACTACATACAT ATGTGGTGCAGGTGACGGCgtccctcttcctccctctgCAGCAGATGTCTCACCGTCTAAATCCGCCCTCGCCAAGCTTCATAAACAATCTCAGTCGTTATCGCCCATTTTTACTGTGGAAAAGGGTGCAGAGGTGATTTCTGAACAGGCTTGCTACCTGCCGATCGCCGACCGTGGCAGACCTTTGATCGGAAAGGTTAGAGGGGTGGAGGGAATCTATGTGGGATCTGG TCTGAGCTGTTGGGGCATCACACAAGGCCCGGGAACTGGCAAGGTCCTTTCTGAGATGATTTTGGAAGGGAAAGCCAGATCTGCGGATGTTTCCAAACTTGCTCCTTGA
- a CDS encoding uncharacterized protein (Similar to TIGR gene model, INSD accession AAW41879.1), translating to MDPDNSLDKGEEATLMMMYCSLLFSSFLRWMLVAATCSVFLLCLLIILESTLDPLCTFLLSSKAFHMSFFNPFRRAQAQEASGAITIQVKWGRERFNIPIPQPSITPLSTLLATLSNQTGLPLDSLKLIYKGAVLKDSSLTISAYGITEGATLVLVGKGGDIPAPPTTAPKPTATPVKKPKQPQTDQESILVDWIKSLASSLLDPLVPSIAMFISYTSPHATNRPAKIPAFEVLQKEHARLSEMLLKALLELDGVDIPSGWTEARKERKESVKRIQGELNRVDESWGERKKIGE from the exons ATGGATCCGGACAACTCCTTGGAcaagggagaagaagcaacgttgatgatgatgtaTTGCTCCCTTCTTTTCAGTTCATTTTTGAGGTGGATGCTGGTTGCTGCTACGTGCTCTGTATTTTTACTTTGTCTCTTGATTATT CTGGAATCTACACTCGATCCACTCT GcaccttccttctttcatcAAAAGCCTTCCACATGTCGTTCTTTAATCCATTTCGACGTGCTCAGGCTCAGGAGGCCTCAGGTGCAATCACCATCCAGGTGAAATGGGGTCGTGAGCG ATTTAACATTCCCATCCCTCAGCCTTCAATAACACCACTTTCGACTCTCCTTGCCACTTTGTCCAATCAGACTGGCCTGCCTCTTGACTCACTCAAACTCATATATAAAGGTGCTGTGTTGAAAGACTCTTCTCTCACGATCAGCGCCTACGGCATCACAGAGGGTGCAACGCTTGTATTAGTTGGAAAGGGTGGGGATATTCCTGCTCCTCCTACGACTGCGCCCAAGCCTACCGCTACACCAGTCAAAAAACCTAAGCAACCGCAAACAGACCAAGAATCCATCCTTGTCGACTGGATCAAATCGCTTGCCAGCTCACTGTTGGATCCTTTGGTCCCTAGCATCGCAATGTTTATTTCATATACCTCACCCCACGCTACAAACCGTCCTGCGAAGATTCCTGCGTTTGAAGTGCTGCAAAAGGAACATGCGAGGTTGAGTGAAATGTTATTAAAAGCACTTCTGGAGCTGGACGGAGTAGATATCCCAAGTGGATGGACTGAGGCTagaaaggagaggaaagagagcGTCAAGAGGATACAGGGAGAGTTGAACAGAGTAGACGAATCATggggagagagaaagaagatTGGCGAATAA